A stretch of the Sphingobacterium thalpophilum genome encodes the following:
- a CDS encoding peroxiredoxin, protein MSLRLGDEAPNFKAQTTIGEIDFHDYIKDSWVVFFSHPSDYTPVCTTELGRTAKLKSEFDKRGVKAIALSVDSVSDHLDWINDINETQQTEVNFPVIADEDRHIAELYDMIHPNASATATVRSVFIIGPDKKIKLTLTYPASTGRNFDEILRVIDSLQLTADYQVATPADWKHGEDVIVVPAIKTEDIPAKFPKGYKEIKPYLRTTPQPNL, encoded by the coding sequence ATGAGTTTAAGATTAGGAGACGAAGCGCCAAACTTTAAGGCGCAGACAACCATCGGTGAAATTGATTTTCACGATTATATTAAAGATAGCTGGGTGGTATTTTTCTCACATCCGTCTGATTACACTCCGGTATGTACAACAGAGCTGGGCCGTACGGCAAAACTAAAATCTGAGTTCGACAAACGTGGTGTTAAAGCTATTGCCCTAAGTGTTGACAGCGTAAGTGATCATCTGGACTGGATCAACGATATTAACGAAACGCAGCAGACAGAAGTAAACTTTCCTGTCATTGCCGATGAGGACCGTCACATTGCGGAATTGTACGATATGATTCATCCCAATGCATCTGCAACAGCAACGGTACGTTCAGTGTTTATTATCGGGCCGGACAAGAAAATAAAGTTGACATTAACCTACCCCGCGTCTACAGGAAGGAATTTTGACGAGATTTTGCGCGTCATCGACTCTTTGCAATTGACGGCAGACTATCAGGTGGCTACACCTGCGGACTGGAAACATGGCGAAGATGTGATTGTCGTACCAGCTATCAAAACAGAAGATATTCCAGCTAAGTTCCCGAAAGGTTACAAGGAAATCAAACCGTATTTGAGGACAACGCCACAACCGAACCTGTAA
- a CDS encoding acyl-CoA dehydrogenase has product MNFELSEEHKMIRDAAREFAQELKAGVIQRDEDAQFPSEFVRKMAELGFMGIMTPEIYGGSGMDTLAYVLVLEEIAKIDASTAVIVSAHNSLVLYGLHAFGTEEQKQKYLVPLAKGEMLGAFALSEPEAGSDATSQHTIAEDKGDHYLLNGTKNWITNGGHADIYIVIAQTHPEKGHKGINALIVEKGLPGFTIGPKENKLGIRSSDTHSLLFSDVRVPKENRIGEDGFGFKFAMKTLDGGRIGIAAQALGIAAGAYDLALAYSKERKTFGKPIAEHQAIQFKLADMDVDIETARLLTYKAAWTKDQGLPYGKEAAMAKLHASEVAMKHTVEAIQIHGGYGYVKEYHVERLMRDAKITQIYEGTSEIQRLVIAREILR; this is encoded by the coding sequence ATGAACTTTGAACTAAGCGAAGAACACAAGATGATCCGTGATGCAGCGCGGGAGTTTGCCCAAGAACTAAAGGCGGGTGTGATACAGCGCGACGAAGACGCTCAATTTCCCTCCGAATTTGTCCGCAAAATGGCTGAACTGGGCTTCATGGGCATTATGACGCCCGAAATATACGGAGGCTCTGGAATGGATACGTTAGCCTATGTACTAGTGCTCGAGGAGATCGCCAAAATCGATGCTTCCACCGCAGTCATTGTCTCAGCACATAACTCACTGGTGTTATATGGTCTCCATGCTTTCGGAACCGAAGAACAGAAACAAAAGTATCTTGTCCCCCTGGCTAAAGGCGAAATGCTAGGCGCTTTCGCCTTGTCCGAACCTGAAGCGGGATCGGACGCTACGTCACAGCATACCATCGCGGAGGACAAAGGCGACCATTACCTGTTGAATGGAACCAAAAATTGGATCACCAATGGCGGTCACGCCGATATCTACATCGTCATTGCGCAGACTCACCCCGAAAAAGGCCACAAGGGAATCAATGCGCTGATTGTGGAAAAAGGATTACCGGGCTTCACTATCGGTCCTAAAGAGAATAAACTGGGCATACGCAGTTCGGACACACACTCACTGCTATTTTCTGATGTGAGGGTACCAAAAGAAAACCGCATTGGTGAGGATGGCTTCGGATTTAAGTTCGCCATGAAAACCTTGGATGGCGGACGCATCGGCATAGCAGCTCAGGCCCTGGGCATTGCCGCCGGCGCCTACGACCTCGCACTCGCATATTCCAAAGAAAGGAAAACTTTCGGAAAACCAATTGCCGAACATCAGGCGATACAGTTCAAACTCGCTGACATGGATGTTGATATTGAAACTGCCAGACTATTGACCTACAAAGCGGCCTGGACTAAGGATCAGGGGCTACCTTATGGTAAAGAAGCTGCTATGGCCAAACTACATGCTTCGGAGGTAGCTATGAAGCATACTGTAGAGGCTATACAGATCCATGGTGGTTATGGTTATGTGAAAGAATACCATGTCGAACGTCTGATGCGCGATGCCAAAATCACACAAATCTACGAGGGAACTTCTGAGATACAACGGTTGGTCATCGCCCGTGAAATTCTACGTTAA